agtagctgggactacaggcatgctccaccatgccctgctaatttttgtatttttagtagagactgggtttcaccatgttgtccaggttggtcttgaactcctggcctcaattgatccacccgcctcagcctcccaaagcactgggattataggatgagccactgcgcctggcgcaATATTACagtcttcattcaacaaatggtatttactgagcacctattacaTTTTTTCTAGATAGTACAGAAATCTCCACCCTTTCAGAATTCCTAATGTAATGGAAGAGGCTGATTTATACACAAAAATTGGTAACACAAGCAGACTATGCTAACTacttaatgtatataaaataataattgttgactttcatataaataaagaaaattatgagaaaatttgCCATAAGAAAATCATATGGCAAATGATGACAACAATGAGATATAGTATTCCTTCCCATGTAGGCTTGCCAAAAATTGGGTAAACTATGAATACATCAATATGAGAAAATGGATATACTTCATGCACCTTAGTGAAAGTGGAAACTGCCTCAACTACTTTGTGGAGGAAACTtgtcaacatttattaaatatttagtaaaattcaCAGTTCAAAACATGCATACCTCATGACCCAGAAATTATCAATATATACTCCATGAAACTTGTGCCCATGTTATCCTTGTATAAGGAGGCATGTATACGAGTATTTGTTGCAGCTAATGCAACTATGATGTATTTGTATTAAGAATTATtgtggaggctgggcacggtggctcacacctataatcccagcactttgggaggccaaggcaggcagatcacgtggggtcaggactttgagaccaacaacaggagtttgagactggccaacacggtgagaccccatctctactaaaatacaaaaattagccaggtgtgctggggcatgcctgaggtcccagctacttcgaaggctgaggcacaagaattgttttaacctgggagatggagaatGTGTGTTTGtagaatgtggaggttgcagcaagccaaaatcctgccactgcactccagcctgggtgacagagcaagcctgcatctcaaaaaaataataataattattattattgtgcaGCTGTAGAGAGATGAGGCAGATCTACTTGTGTAGATGGATAGATCTCTAAGACATATGCTCACAGTGAATAAGATAAGCAATTTCCCTGCTCTTCTGCAGTTGACCTTCAGGGAAAGACAGACAATGAACAAGTCAACAAATAAAAGATACTTTTTCAGGTAGTGGTATGAGTTCCGAAGATGACAAAACCACGCTGATGGGAAGATGAGTActggtggagggtggaaggtggtgGGGGAGAGATTGCATGGTTGTGAAAGCTTTCTCTGAGGAGGTAACATTTGAATTGATCCAAATGACATGAGGGAGCCACCGCGAAAAGTTCTAGGGCAGAGTTTTTGGAGGAGGCGGCACAGCAAGGGCAAAGCCCCTGAGGTGAGAGCAGCTTTGACCTGTTTATGGAAAGGAGTTATTTCAGTGTAGGGAGTATAGGGAATAAGCGGGAGGATGGTGAGAGGAGGACAGGTAGGTGGACAGGGGATGGATCCTGGTGACCCTTGCAGGTCTTGGCAAAGAGTTTGGGATTTGTTCCAGGTGCAAGAGGAAGGCAATGGAGGACTTTTAAGCAAAGAGACATCATCTCGTTTATATTTgtaaaagatcactctggcttcTCTATAAAGAATGAATTATAAGGGTTAAGACTGGATGCTGATGGGAGACTATTATGTCCCTGCAGCCACAGTAGCACTAATGGAGAAGTTCGGGTGATAGCGGGAGAAAGCTGGATTCAGGATGCAATCTGAACTTGCTGATTGACCAGAGGCAGGGAGTGAGGGAAAGAGGGGAATCAATAATGACTCCTGGGTGATTGACAGGAATGACAGAGAGGATAGATGGTGGTGTTTACCGTGATGAAGACTGGGAAAAGATGGGGCTTGGGGGACTGCACATTCCTTTTCTCTGGGTAAGCAGAGTTCCTGCCACTATCCAGGGCCCTGCTCTTTAAGTGACTTCGTCTTATCTCTCAGCTGTGGGGCAAGGAGGCCACAGGGCCCAAGGTCCATGCCTGCCTAAAGCCTGTATTTTCCCATCCCCACCCAGACTTCTAGGGTGGCCAGAAGATGGCTATTTGGTTCTGTGTGGGTGtgtcatgtatgtgtgtgtatgtgtggtgtgcgGTGTGGGTGTGGTGCATGTGGAGGTGTGTGGgctgtttgtgtgtgttgtatgtgtgtgatgtgtggtgtgttgtgtgtgtggatgggtgTGGGTGGTGTGGTATGGGGGAGTATatggtgtatgtatgtgtgggtggtatgtgtgtggtgtgtgtatgtgtatggtatGTGTGGTATGGTATGTAtgggtatgtggtgtgtgtgtagaatGTGTATATTATGTGGTGTGTGCCTATGGCATGTGGGTGGGTATGTGTAGTGCGTATATGTGGAATGTGTGGGGGGTAgcatttgtgtgcatgtatggtgtgtgtatgtgtggtgtgtgtgatgtgtctatgtgtgtgtggggtgcgtgtggtgtgtgatgtgtgtatgttgtgtgtatgtgtggtatgtatgggtatgtggtgtgtatatggcatgtgtatgtatgtgttgtaTGTGGCAGGTGTGGGGAGgttgtgtgtggcatgtgtgtggtgtatgtgttaTGTATGGTGTTTggggtatgtggtgtgtgtatggggtatgtatgtggtatgtgtatgtgACGTGCatggtgtgttgtgtgtatggGACAGTGTCGTGTGTATGGGAgatggcgtgtgtgtgtgtgtatggtgtgtatgtaGTATgtgagagggtgtatgtgtatgGTATATGTgggatgcatgtgtgtgtgcatgcagccCCTAGATGTGAGGGCTGGATCAGGCATGTGAGGGGCCCCCTCTCATGATAAGGGAAGGTGGTGGCTGTCCATCAGTCCAGTGCACACACATGCAGTCTTGACAGAGTAGCTGATACACAGGAACAGTATATTCACAGCACCGGTTACCTAGAAATAGGATCATCATTTGCATCATGTCTGTATCAAAGTTCCTCACACTCCTCCATGCCACAGAGATTGTGCCAAGATTGAGGCCCCCAAAAGCAGAGAGACTACATGAAAAACAAGCTTAACATGCCTCACAATTTTATCAGGGCCCAGGCACAAGGAGTGTGAGTTCACGTGGGAGCAATAACACCAGTGGTCGCCTTCCCAAGGGAGACCCACTCAGTCCCCCATTGAATCACTGACTCAGGACTGTGCCAGATGCTGTAAAAAAGGCTACTCTTGTCCTCATGCCCAGCCTGGGAGGGTGCGACATGGAGATGCAATGCCCACTCTTCTGATCTTGACTCTCACCTCCTTTGTACCCTGCAGATATGTGGAACCTGCCTCTGGACAGCCGCTATGTCACCTTAACTGGGACCATCACACGAGGGAAGAAAAAGGGTCAGATGGTGGACATCCATGTCACATTGACAGAGAAAGAGCTGCAGGAACTGACCAAGCCTAAAGAGTCATCAAGGGAAACGACGCCTGAAGGAAGAATGGCCTGCCAGGTGGGAGCCGACCGTGGGCCCCATGTGGTCCTCTGGACGCTGGTCTGCCTGCCTGTGGTTTTCATCCTCTCTTTTGTTGTCTCTTTCTACTATGGCACTATCACCTGGTACAACATCTTCCTCGTGTATAATGAGGAAAGGACTTTCTGGCACAAGATCTCGTATTGCCCCTGCCTCATTCTCTTCTATCCAGTGCTCATCATGGCCATGGCTTCCTCCCTGGGCCTTTACGCCGCTGTGGTCCAGCTCTCGTGGTCCTGGGGAGCATGGTGGCAAGCTGCCCGGGACATGGAGAAAGGCTTCTGTGGCTGGCTCTGCAGCAAGCTGGGTCTAGAGGACTGTTCTCCCTACAGCATTGTAGAGTTGCTTGAATCCGACAATATCTCAAGCACTCTCTCCAACAAGGACCCCATCCAAGAGGTAGAAACCTCCACGGTCTAAACTCCCAACAACTTACTTCCTCCTCTGGCCCCAGTAGCCTATATATCATCTTACAATTCCAGCAGATTCTTTCTTTAAATTACCCCCTGCTCTCTGCAGTTCTTCTGGGAAACCATAGTCCATACTGATCAGTTTTATCATCTTGAGGgttccaggagggcagggaaCAGACGAGCAATTGTGCCAAAGCAGTTCATCCAATGGACAAACTCTTCTTGATTCCCTGCCCTAAAATCACCATTTATCTAGGACAACGGAATTCTCCGGTGTGTCATTTTGGGAGCCTGAAGGTGTTACCGGTGCCTAGAACTGAGGGGAGTATGTGACTAAATGTGTCAGGGAGAATAAAGAACCTCAGGGGTAACCACATCCACCAAGATAATAGACAGGGATGGAGTGAGACATTTAGGAAGCTGGGCTACCACAGTGTAGCAGAAggtaaacatttgtgtgcatcaTTTAGATTTAGATTGAGCTGCATAGAATTAAAACCCTAAAATatcagtggcttaaacaagatagAAGTGTATTTCTTTCTTGTACAGAAGTCTGGAGGCAGACTATCCTGGGACCCTGTGAAGTAATCCAGGTCCCAGGCTTCTTCTATTTCTCTACCATTAGTAGGATGTGACCCTTCTCACCCTTATCCTCAACATCCCAGTGCTGATTACATCTTCAGCCATCACatccatgtttcttttctttttttttttttttttgagacggagtctcgctctgtcgcccaggctggagtgcagtggccgcatctcagctcactgcaagctccgcctcccgggtctacgccattctcctgcctcagcctcccgagtagctgggactacaggcgcccgccacctcacccggctagttttttgtattttttagtagagacggggtttcaccgtattagccaggctggtctcgatctcctgaccttgtgatccgcccgtctcggcctcccaaagtgctgggattacaggcttgagccaccgcgcccggccccatgttTCTGATAAAATAGAGGAAAGGGCAGAGAAGCACACACCCTTCCTGTTCAAGGAGACTTCCCAGAAGTCCCACTCAATTCTTCTTATATCTCATTGGCAAGACCTCAGTCACATGATCTCATGAGCAAAAGAGGCTGGAAATGTAGTTGTTGGGCTGGGTAGCTATATTCTCAGCTAAATATTGGGTTCACACTaattgaagagaaaaaggaagaatggttatttgttttatgttttgttttgttttgctttttgagacggagtcttactctgttgccaaggctggagtgcagtggcactatctcggctcactgcaacctttgcctcccgggttcaagcgattcttgtgccttggcctcccgagtagctgggattacaggcgcatgccaccaagcccggctaagttttgtattttttttagtagagatggggtttcaccatgttgccaaggctggtcttgaactcctgacctcaggtgatccgcctgccttggcctcccaaagtgctgggattataggaaagAATGGTTATTTTGGTAGGCAAGTCAGAATGTTTGCCTCACAATGATCATTTAAATACATTCAGAACCCCAAACTGCtaatatggttttatttatttatttatttattcattcatttgtttattcatttatttatttaggcctGAATCTTACACAGAgaatttatatatagatattagCTACATATACTTCGAATATGCTATACATAGATATTAGCACCTCATATACTTTGCAATTAAGCTTCTGTAATGTCATGTGATTTGTTTTTGGAAAGGAATAGTGGACAGGAGAGTACAATTTATAATAGTAGCATAACTCTTTGTcctggtggtggaggtgggaCGAAGTGGTATTATTTAACCTAGATTAAAGACCAGCAAGGGAGGAATTGCATCTGCCAAAGTTTCTTCCAACAGAGATCAGTAGCCCTAAGCACAAAGAAGCCAGATTTAGCCTTCTCTTGTTTGGCAAAACCTCACTCAGAGCTTTACTCCCTCAGACCTTTCTGAGTTTAACCACAGACATGATCTTTGCTGTGCTGAGAAACTTGTGTCTTCCTGGCCTCTAGGGAGTGTAAACCAGATTAATCCAGATTAACAGACTCtgaacttacaaaaaaaaaaagagtcactcCTAAGGGTGTccttctaatttcaaaatatcaaCTCCTAAGAAGTCAGCAGAATTGGGAGATTTGGGTCCTTATAAGAATAGCTGGTGCTCTTTTGTTCATATCTCAAAACAAAGCTGTTGAAAGAACTGCTGCGATGAATCAAACCACAGGAGTTGGTCATGCTCCCCACAGAGAGCCCAGGACATTTGCCTGATGTATGGTGCTGAGCTCCACCTTCAgaggaactctttttttttttttttttttttttttttaaataactattatTAGCTTGACCAGAAAAAAAGTGCCCAACAGTTTTAATGTTAACCTTGGTGCTCTATGGTGCATTTGCAGAGATATGAAcaattaaaatgaagacaaaataaaaataaagtctgattatcatttgttcattttgtctTTGAAGCTCTTCAAAATTGCTTTGAATGCTATGGCTTGCAGAAAAAGGGTGAGCATGATGGCTGTcctatatgtatgttatatatgtaatGATCTTAATATGAGTCCTTATGTTTGGACTCTTTCCACGCTTCACTAATTTTGGGGAATTCTATTTAGGTGGACTATTTTCACAAACCACATTAGAAACTTGCAACCACATTTGTCCCATTTTTCTGGGGTTGGGGAAACCAAGGGGAAAAGCCAAAAAGTCATGATTAGGACACAGGTAAAGTGGCTGTGGTGCCATGGAAGACTGTGGGATGTTGATGAGATCATACCCAAGAGATACCTAGATAAAGTTGACATGGCCTTtatctagtggaagaaataggcttgtaaattaaaatcatttcaaaGGGGTTCTATAGAGGTATGTAAAAGCCTAGACTagaggaaggaaaaacagaaccaaaaagaACCAAAGTGTCTCATCTTTACTCTCAGCAAACACCACAGAGACCATTAGAGGAGAAACTGGAGAGTTCAATACCATATTTGAACAATTCTTTTGGCTCATAGTTACCTGATCATCGTGGTGAATGTCAAGGAGGAGGACTATATTTTCCAGTTGCTTAACAGCCATAATGTACTGAGCTCAATAAACCATGTCTGGCCCATACGGTGACACTGATGTGTTTCCAAGTCATCTTGTCTATTGACATTAGGTAGCACCCTTCATTTCACTTCACTTCCAAGAAGAGTAAAACGCATGATTTTCTATAAAACAAGAttctaaatcttaaaaataactaatttcaGATGATGTGAAAGTTTCATTTTGCCATTTCAGAATGGCTACCTGGAGCTTAATTTGTGCAATGCTGAAAAATATTAGTGGACATCTCACTGCTCACATCTGTTTGGgatataaactgtttttttttttgttttttttttgagacggagttttactcttgtctcccaagctggagtgcaatggtgcgatctctgctcactgtaacctctgcttcctgggttcaagtgattctccagcagctgggattacaggtgcaccaccatcatgcctggctaatttttgtattttcagtacagatggggtttcaccatgttggccaggctgctctcaaactcgtgacctcaggtgatccacccgcctcagcctcccaaagtgctgggattacaggcatgagccaccatggcagccaggatataaaattttatttcatatctgTACTCTGTTAATATTCTACCTATTTTCTCAGTTACCCATATAACCATTGTAACAGCTCTCTGTCAGAGCACAAAGcctgtacattttaattttttataatgctCACAAAGTCATTACTCATATAGTTCACTTTCAAGGTAATATCAAATGCAAACATATTCCAGCAACTTaaattataattacaaaataaaaattttatttgcctTTGTTAACTACCTGAAGGGAGCACATTGTCTACATTGTAGCAATAGTTCAAAAAAATCTCTGTTGTTTCAGTTATTTATTACTGCTGTAACACCTAAAACAcaatggcttaaaataacagcatggtgtgcacctgtggtcccagccccttgggaggctgaggtggaaggatggcttgatcccaggaggtggaggttgcagtgagctaagatagagctactacactccagcctgggtgacagagtgagatcctatctcaaaaccaaaaccaaaaaaaaaaaaaacccaccaaaatagCCATTTGATTCctttgctcacagttctgtaaTTTGTGCAGAGCTTGGTGGAAACTACTAGTCTCTGCTCAATGTTTCTAGTGCTGAGATTGCTTCCTAGGGAGGATCTTCTCCCTAGACAGCCTCACTTGCATGGCTGCCAAGTTGGTGCTGGGTGACATCCAGGTTACTCTTGGGGCTGTTGGTGCTCAGtgcttgtattagtctgcttgggctaCCATAACAGACTTGGGTTGTCATAACAGataataccatagactaggtagcttaaatgacagaaattaattttctcacagttctagaggctgggggGATCTCTTCTTGGGTTGCAAGTGGCCATCTTCTCATTCTGTGTTCACATGACCTCTTTGAGCggggagagaggcagaggcagagagagagagagagtgagaaagagagagttcTAGCATCTCTTAGGCTCTTGCTTCTTTTCACAGAAGCACTAATTCCATCAGGAGggccaccctcatgacctaaatctgatcatctcccaaaggcctcatctccaaatatcatcatATTGGGGGTTGGGatctcaacatatgaattctggggaGACACAGTCCATAATAGGGCTCCTTCGTGTGGCTATGTTGGGCTTTCACAGCATGGCAGACTTCATACATGGTATCTGGGTTCACCAGGGTGCAAAAGACAAATCTGCCAGGTATTCTAAAGGCTTCAGCCCAGAACTGTCTACTGTCACTTCTGACACATTTTACTGGTTATAGCAGGTCATAAGGCCTGTCCAGATTCAAGGGGAAGGAAATACATAACGGCGTGAATGCTGGGAGGCATGGCTCACAGGGATCACCAAAATAACATTTTGTCattccccatctctactaaaaacacaaaaattagtcgggcacagtggtgggtgcctgtaatcccagctacttgggaggctgaggcaggaaaatcgcttgagcctggtgGGGGGTGGGAGCGGTGGAGgttagcagtgagccgagatcatgccactgcactccagcctgggtgcagagtga
The sequence above is drawn from the Macaca mulatta isolate MMU2019108-1 chromosome 12, T2T-MMU8v2.0, whole genome shotgun sequence genome and encodes:
- the TMEM169 gene encoding transmembrane protein 169, which encodes MEEPAAVEGQVQLPSPHQGSLRKAVAAALALDGESTIGRRKKKRKESRPESIIIYRSDNEKTDEEPSESEGGDRPKEEEGDDFLDYPVDDDMWNLPLDSRYVTLTGTITRGKKKGQMVDIHVTLTEKELQELTKPKESSRETTPEGRMACQVGADRGPHVVLWTLVCLPVVFILSFVVSFYYGTITWYNIFLVYNEERTFWHKISYCPCLILFYPVLIMAMASSLGLYAAVVQLSWSWGAWWQAARDMEKGFCGWLCSKLGLEDCSPYSIVELLESDNISSTLSNKDPIQEVETSTV